The following is a genomic window from Hymenobacter sp. APR13.
ATCCTCAACGCCGCCAACGAAGTGGCCGTAGCGGCCTTCCTGCGCGATGAGGTCGGTTTTCTGCAAATGTCGGACGTGGTGGAGGAGTGCCTGAGCCGGGTTTCGTACCTTGCCAATCCGTCGCTCGACGACTACGTGCTTACTGACAAGGAGGCACGGCGCGTCGCGCAGGAAGTCATTGGCTGAAGCGCGCGTAAGTGTAAAGAATAGCGGCAGACAACAGACGACACGTTTATCGTTGTTTCCGTGTTTCATCCGCATCAGCCACCTCATCACCGTTCACTTCATCACCTAATTACTTTCCGTTGGAAATTCTCATCATGGCCGGGCAAATGCTGCTGGGCCTTTCCATTCTGGTTGGTTTGCACGAGTTCGGACACTTCGCAACCGCCAAATACTTTAAAATCCGGGTCGATAAGTTTTACATCTTCTTCGACTTCCTGTTTCCACTGCCGAACGTGCTCAACTTCGCGCTGGTGAAGAAAAAAATCGGCGAAACGGAGTACGGCATCGGCTGGTTTCCGCTGGGCGGCTACGTGGCCATCCACGGCATGATCGACGAGACGCAGGACGCCGACAGCCTCGCCGCCGAGCCCCAGCCCAACGAGTTCCGGGCCAAGCCCGCCTGGCAGCGCCTGATTGTGATGCTGGGCGGCATCATCATGAACGTCATCACCGGCGTCCTCATCTTCACGCTGCTCACCTACTCGCAGGGCGATACGTACCTGCCGGCTTCCGAGGTGCGCTATGGCATCCTGCCCAGCAAGCTGGGCGAGGAAATGGGCTTCCGCGCCGGCGACAAAATCGTGAAAATCAACGGCCGCCCCTTCACCGAGTTCAACGACGTCTACAGCCCTGACGTGATGATGGGCTCCAACTCGTTCTACACCGTGGAGCGCCAAGGCCAGCTGGTGGACGTGCCCGTGCCGGCCAACTTCCTCGACCGCCTCTCCGACCAGGGCCCCGAGCGGTTTGTGATGCCCCGCAACCCGTTTGCCGTGGATCGGGTGAACTCCGGCAGCCCCGCCGCTGTGGGCGGCCTGCTCCCCAACGACCGGATCGTGCAGCTCGACAACAAGAAGGTGGAGTTCTTCCCCGAGTTTCAGAAAGACCTGCTGGCACGCGCCGGTAAGCCCGTGAAGCTGACCGTGGAACGCGCCGGCGCCCTGAAAACCCTAGACATCACCGTGGACGAGGAAGGCCACCTGGGCTTCTTCCCCAAGTCGCTGCTCAAGGAATCGGTGCGTTACTACTCCTTCGGCGAGTCGGTGCCGGTGGGTACGAAAAAGGCCTTTGGCGTCATCACCAACCAGATTACGGCGTTCGGCAAGATCTTCAAGGGCGAAGCTTCGTTCCGCAAGTCGGTGGGCGGCCCCTGGGAAATTGCCCAGCAATACGGCCCCACCTGGGACTGGGTGTGGTTCTGGACCATGACCGGCATGCTCTCGATGGTGCTGGCCTTCATGAACCTGCTGCCCATCCCGGCCCTCGACGGCGGCCATGTGGTATTCCTGCTCTACGAAATGGTAGCCGGCCGCAAGCCCTCCGACCGGTTTATGGAGAATGCCCAGAAGGTAGGCATGATGATGCTGCTTACGCTCATGGCCTTCGTGCTCATCATCAACCCCATCCTGAAGAAAATCGGGATTTAGGCGAGTCTAACGGATGCCCGGTGGTTGCCTGCTGTTAAAAAGGTAGCTGCCGGGTATTATTGCTTTTTTCAGAACTTGCGCCATTATTCCTTTTTGCATTTTTGATGAGCACCCTCGACGAGAGAAAGACACAGCTATTTCAGCAAACTGAGACTCAACTTCAGCAGCAAGGGTTTCGCATTGATAGGCAGGACCAGGCCCGGCCGTGGGGCGGCTTTTTCGTAATTGCGGAAGACCAGGCCCAGCAGTTTGCCGATGTCTATTTTGATAGCCTATCAGTAGATACGTTGCGCATTTCCGGCAAGCTGAGCCCTAAAATTCTGCTGGTGGCGCCGAGCAAGCGGCTGTCGTGGCAGTACCACCACCGCCGCGCCGAAATCTGGCGCGTGGTGCAGGGGCCGGTGGGCGTGGTCACGAGCAACACTGACGAAGAAGGTGAGCTTAAAACCTACCAGCCCGGCGAAATGATTACGCTGCGCCAAGGCGAGCGGCACCGTCTCGTGGGCCTGAGCGGTTGGGGCGTGCTGGCTGAAATCTGGCAGCACACCGACGCCGCGCAGCCTTCCGACGAAGACGACATCGTGCGCGTCCAGGACGACTTTGGCCGTTAGAATCACGGATTAGCACGGATTTTAGCGGATTTCACGGATTTTGTGGACGGAGTTGGTTTGGTTTTCCACATCACCTGAAACAGAAAGAGGCTTGCCAAACGGCAAGCCTCTTTCTGTTTTACTCAGCTACTGAAACCTGCGTTACTCGGCGTTTAGGGCTGTGCTCAGGGCTTGTAGCAGCTTGGTTACGCCGGCTTCTTCGCCGGTGGTGCCGAGGTGCACGCGCAGGGTGCGGCGGTTGTAGTCGTGCAGGGCCTGCAGGTCGCCGGCGGCCTGGGCGTTCTGGAACGTGCCGAACGTGTACGGGCGGCCGGGCAGGTCTAGGTCCTGGGCGTGGTCGGTGGTGATTTGCAGGAACAGGCCGGTGTCGGGGCCACCTTTGTGGTACTGGCCGGTGGAGTGCAGGAAGCGCGGGCCGTAGCCCGAAGCCGTGGCAATGTGCTTGCGCTGCTGCACCAGGGCGCGCAGTTCGTCCAGCTCGGCGTTCAGGGCGGGCGTTTCCATCAGGTAGGCCTGAATGCAGAGGTAGTCGCCGGCTTTAGTCTGGTCGAAGAAGGCGCGCAACACGTCGGCGGGGGTGGCGCCCGCTACGCTGGTGTAGTAGGCCAAGCCGTCCTGCTCCAGCACCGGGGAGCTGGTCTGGGGCAGCGCGCCTTTTTCCACCACCACTTTCATCAGCTGGTCGGTGGCGGTTTTGGCGGCCTGCACGTTGGGCTGGTCGAACGGGTTGAGCTGGAGCACGGCGCTGGCTACGGCCGTGGCTACTTCCCAGCGGAAGAACTCCTGGCCTAGGTCCAGTGCATCGTGGAGCAGAATGGTGATAACCGGATGGCCCGCGGCCTGCAGCGCCGCCACTTTCCGGCGGTTCTCGGTGTCCGGCTGACCTTCGTAGCCCACGTACACAAACACGCGGTCCTGGCCATATACCTCGGGGCCGTTGAGCGGGTCGCCAGCCAGGGGCAGGATACCTTTGTCTTCCTTGCCGGTGCTTTCAGCAATGAGCTGCTCCAGCCACAGGCCGAAGTCGGAGAGCCCGGCGGGCACCACCAGCGTGAGCTTGTCGCGGCCCTGCTGGGCCAGTACGCCCAGCGCCACGCCCAGATCCAGGCCGGGGTTGTTGGCTACGTGGCCCTCCGAGCCGCTGGCCTTCATCATGCCAATGGCGCGCTCCAGCAGCGTTTTAATGTCGATGCCATACAGCGCGGCCGGCACAAGCCCGAAGTAGGAGAGGGCCGAGAAGCGGCCGCCCACCTCCGTGAAGTTCAGGAAAATGCGGCGGTAGCCCTCGGCGGTGGCCTGGGTTACGAATTTGGAGCCGGGATCGGTGATGGCCACGAAGTTTTCGCCGGCCTTCTTACCTTTCAGCTCTTTCAGGCGGGCGTAGAAGTAGTCGCCAAACGCCAGCGGCTCGGCCGTGGTGCCCGATTTGCTGGCTACCACAAACAGGGTTTCGGTTAGCGGCACGGCGGCTTCAATCTCGCGCACCGAGCCGGGGTTGGTGGTGTCGAGCACGGACAGCGGCAGGCCGTCGGCGCTCTGCTCGAAGGCCTGCTTGAACACGATGGGCGTCATGGTGCTGCCGCCCATGCCCATCACCACTACGTGCCGGAAGCCGGCGGCCTTCACCTCGCGGGCAAAGTCCTGGATTTCGCCCACCCGGGGCAGCATGGTTTCGGCCACGCGCAGCCAGCCCATGAAGCTGCGCAGGCTCTGCTGGGCGTCGGCGTCCTGCACCCACAGGTCGGCCTGCTTCTGCCAGAAGCCCGCCGTGAAGTTTTTGTCGTTGAATTCCTGCAGCTTGCTGTCGACAGCGGCCTGGTAGGAGCCAAGCTGCATGGTCTGGGCCGGAATAGAGGTAGAAGGAGTGTTGTGCGCCATATCGGGTCAGTTGGAATGTTGCGAGAAAAGGGGCTGATGGCGGCAGTGCCTGGCAGTAGGTGCCGGGTGAAGCCGCGCGCTGCCCGCCGCAAAGGTAGAGAAGCCCGTTACTTTTGCAGCCCTGCTCCTCGAAACCCGTCTGGTAGTCGCCGGCTGCCACCCGGACCCGTCTGCGCGGACTGCCTGCCCCGGCATGATTATCGCCTTGGCCGGGTTCCTGTCTTACTCTCCTATGATGTTTCGTAAACTCCTGTTGTTCTCGCTGCTGCTGCTGGCCTCGCTCACGGTATGGGCGCATACCTACCACGCCAGCATCCTGGATGTGCGCTACAACCCGGCCAAGCAGCAGCTGGAAGTGGCCCTCAAAGTCTTCACCGACGACTTCGAGGAGGCCCTGTCGGTAGGGCAGCCAACCCCCATCAGCCTCGACCAGACCCCCAAGCCACTGGTGCAACAGCTGACCACGGCCCTGCTGCGCAAGTCGCTGGCATTCGGGGCCCGGCCGGGCGAGGCGCTGCCGCTGCAGTTTCTGGGGCTGCAGAAAGAGCGGGATGCCCATTGGCTCTACTTCACCCTGAAAACCGCCCGGCCGCTTACCGGTTTCACGCTGCGCAACACGCTGCTGCTCGACCAATTCCCCGACCAGATGAACATCGTAAACCTGGAAGCTGGCGGCAAAAAGCAAAGCCAGCTGTTCCGCGACGGCGAGGAAACCCAGAAGTTCAACTGGTAGCGGCATGTAGCATAGGCTTTAGCCTGTGCCCGCTGTCGTTGCGAGCATATGGCGAATCAAGCCAGTGTCGAAGCAATCCTTCCTCTCGTGGCAGACACTTTCCTTATAGATAAGCCCTCCGGTGTTAGGTGCGTAACCTAGTGCCGGAGGGCTTTGTGCTTAATTTGCGCTTAGCGCACGGAGAGGAAGGATTGCTTCGCGCTGCTCGCAATGACACGCGCTGGCGAGCACAGGCTGAAGCCTATGCTACATTTCGTTACTTCCACTCGCCGCCACCGTCGGCGGCGGGCTTCTTGCTTTCTTCGCCGTCGGGCCGGATGAGGCGGAACTCCACGCGGCGGTTGGTTTTGGCGTCTTCGTCGGTGACTTCCTCCTTCAGCGGTTTGGTGGAGCCGTAGCCGAAACTGTCGATGCGGTTGGGCTTGAGCTTGCCCTTGGTTTCGATGTAGCGCCGGATGGACTCAGCCCGCTCCTGCGAGAGCCGCTCGTTGAATTCCGGGTCGCCTTTGGAATCGGTGTGGCCCGTGATGCTGAGGCGGAACGTCGGGTGGTCGACCATGAACAGCGCAATGCGGTCCAGAATGGGCTGCATGGACGCCCGGATGTGCGACTTGTCTTGGTCGAACTCGATGTTCTGGAAAATCAGCGGCAGGCCGTAGTCAATCGAGTTGGTCATGAGCTTCATCACCGTGTCGCCTTTCAACTCAAACTTCTTCTCCAAACTAAAGAAATCGGGGCTCTGGATAATCATCACGTAGTGCGAGCCGTCAATCAGGTCGAAGTCAAACGAGCCGTCGGGCCGCAGGTACTTGGCTGCCACCTCAATGCCGTTGTCGGTATCCACAATCGTGACGATGCCGCCCAGGGGCCTGCGGCTGACGGAGTCCATCAGCAGGCCCTCCACGTGGGTGGTGGCCAGCGGCTGCGCCTCCATCGGGAGCGGAAACGAGAAGAGGTCCAGGTTCTTCATTTCCTTTTCCTCGGAGCGGGCATAATACAGGTTCTTCGACTCGCTGTCGATGGTGAAGTAGTACTCCGAGCCCTTGCCGTTCACGAGCGGGCCAATGTTGCGGGGCTCCTGCCAGCGGCCCTGCACCCGGTAGGTTTTGTAGATGTCGAAGTCGCCGTAGTTGAGCAGCTGCCCGCGCGAGCTGAAGTACAGCACGTTGTAGAGCGGGTGGAAAAAGGGGCTCACCTCGCTTTCGCGCGTGTTCACAATCGGGCCCATGTTCAGGGCCTTGGCCCACTGCCCGTTCTTGGTTTTGTAGGTGTACCAGATATCCGACAGCCCGAAGCCGCCCAGCCTATCAGAGGCGAAATACAGCGTGTCCTCGCCGCGCGAGAGGGTGGGCTGCGAGTCCCAGGCGCCGGAGTTCACCTGGGAGCCCAGGCTCTTGGGCACGCTCCACTGCCCATCCTGGAACGTGGACGTGAACAGGTCGCAGTTGCCGTGGCAGTTGGGGCACTCGCAACGGGCGAAGTAGATGGTTTTGCCGTCTTTGGTGAAGCAGGCCGAGCCCTCGTTGTAGGGCGAGTTGATGGGCTTGGGCAGCGGCTCGGC
Proteins encoded in this region:
- the rseP gene encoding RIP metalloprotease RseP, with product MEILIMAGQMLLGLSILVGLHEFGHFATAKYFKIRVDKFYIFFDFLFPLPNVLNFALVKKKIGETEYGIGWFPLGGYVAIHGMIDETQDADSLAAEPQPNEFRAKPAWQRLIVMLGGIIMNVITGVLIFTLLTYSQGDTYLPASEVRYGILPSKLGEEMGFRAGDKIVKINGRPFTEFNDVYSPDVMMGSNSFYTVERQGQLVDVPVPANFLDRLSDQGPERFVMPRNPFAVDRVNSGSPAAVGGLLPNDRIVQLDNKKVEFFPEFQKDLLARAGKPVKLTVERAGALKTLDITVDEEGHLGFFPKSLLKESVRYYSFGESVPVGTKKAFGVITNQITAFGKIFKGEASFRKSVGGPWEIAQQYGPTWDWVWFWTMTGMLSMVLAFMNLLPIPALDGGHVVFLLYEMVAGRKPSDRFMENAQKVGMMMLLTLMAFVLIINPILKKIGI
- a CDS encoding cupin domain-containing protein, with protein sequence MSTLDERKTQLFQQTETQLQQQGFRIDRQDQARPWGGFFVIAEDQAQQFADVYFDSLSVDTLRISGKLSPKILLVAPSKRLSWQYHHRRAEIWRVVQGPVGVVTSNTDEEGELKTYQPGEMITLRQGERHRLVGLSGWGVLAEIWQHTDAAQPSDEDDIVRVQDDFGR
- a CDS encoding DUF6702 family protein, whose protein sequence is MFRKLLLFSLLLLASLTVWAHTYHASILDVRYNPAKQQLEVALKVFTDDFEEALSVGQPTPISLDQTPKPLVQQLTTALLRKSLAFGARPGEALPLQFLGLQKERDAHWLYFTLKTARPLTGFTLRNTLLLDQFPDQMNIVNLEAGGKKQSQLFRDGEETQKFNW
- a CDS encoding OmpA family protein, producing the protein MFCSFRSLLLLLWLAAFPLVCQAQKSINARTRVVRARPDLSPSFPNINRVAFYENKKELKAIQKAEKRRQWRQARVLLGAYVAKFGIENFYKNTPMLWRMAQLWEKEGDQERAKAYYRLALKHHRQDVKKIQLYYDSLEQKTADFYVPLKVYYELVEYRKNIVAFRPPKGVLTTMGDAVNSPVEDYGPTLNPDASMLLFSSKRKVRGGIKQVIDEDLYVSRKDGEMWTDAEPLPKPINSPYNEGSACFTKDGKTIYFARCECPNCHGNCDLFTSTFQDGQWSVPKSLGSQVNSGAWDSQPTLSRGEDTLYFASDRLGGFGLSDIWYTYKTKNGQWAKALNMGPIVNTRESEVSPFFHPLYNVLYFSSRGQLLNYGDFDIYKTYRVQGRWQEPRNIGPLVNGKGSEYYFTIDSESKNLYYARSEEKEMKNLDLFSFPLPMEAQPLATTHVEGLLMDSVSRRPLGGIVTIVDTDNGIEVAAKYLRPDGSFDFDLIDGSHYVMIIQSPDFFSLEKKFELKGDTVMKLMTNSIDYGLPLIFQNIEFDQDKSHIRASMQPILDRIALFMVDHPTFRLSITGHTDSKGDPEFNERLSQERAESIRRYIETKGKLKPNRIDSFGYGSTKPLKEEVTDEDAKTNRRVEFRLIRPDGEESKKPAADGGGEWK